The genomic interval ACGtcatatataatatacagtgaggggaaaaaaagtatttgatcccctgctgattttgtacgtttgcccactgacaaagacatgatcagtctataattttaaaggtaggtttatttgaacagtgagagacagaataagaacaacaaaatccagaaaaacgcatgtcaaaaattgtataaattgatttgcattttaatgagggaaataagtatttgacccctctgcaaaacatgacttagtacttggtggcaaaacccttgttggcaatcacagaggtcagacatttcttgtagtttgcacacatctcaggagggattttgtcccactcctctttgcggatcttctccaaatcattaaggtttcgaggctgacatttggcaactcgaaccttcagctccctccacagattttctatgggattaaggtctggagactggctaggccactccaggaccttaatgtgcttcttcttgagccactcctttgttgcctttgccgtgtgttttgggtcattgtcatgcttgaatacccatccacgacccattttcaatgcatggctgagggaaggaggttctcacccaagatttgacggtacatggcgctgtCCATCGTcgctttgatgcggtgaaattgtcctgtccccttagcagaaaaacacctccaaagcataatgtttccacctccatgtttgacggtggggatggtgttcttggggtcataggcagcattcctcctcctctaaacacggcgagttgagttgatgcaaaagagctcgattttggtctcatctgaccacaacactttcacccagttctcctctgaatcattcagatgttcattggcaaactttagacgggcctgtatatgtgctttcttgagcagggggaccttgcgggcactgcaggatttcagtccttcacggcgtagtgtgttaccaattgttttcttggtgactatggtccgagctgccttgagatcattgacaagatcctcccatgtagttctgggctgattcttcaccgttctcatgatcattgcaactccacgaggtgagatcgtgcatggagccccaggccgagggagattgacagttattttgtgtttcttccatttgcgaataatcgcaccaactgttgtcaccttctcaccaagctgcttggtgatggtcttgtagcccattccagccttgtgtaggtctacaatcttgtccctgacatccttggagagctctttggtcttggccatggtggagagtttggaatctgattgattgattgcttctgtggacaggtgtcttttatacaggtaacaaactgagattaggagcactcccttttaagagtgtgctcctaatctctactttacctgtataaaagacacctggggagacagaaatctttcctGATTGAGaggggccaaatacttatttccctcattaaaatgcaaatcaatttataatttttttttgttgttattctgtctctcactgttgaaataaacctaccatttaaaattatagactgatcatttctttgtcagtgggcaaacgtacaaaatcagcaggggatcaaatacttttttccctcactgtatatgtatgtgtgtatatataaataaaatatatatatatatatatatatatatatatatatatatatatatgtatatttttttttttctagttgtcttgaaagcgcaATGAATTCACTGTCTTTAGCTTACGTATGTATCTAGCGTGTGTTTTCAATTGCCACATACTACTTTGTCTAGTTCCTTGTGTATTCCATAGACCTGTATCTAATATTATGTTTCCATAGAGCTTCCATATAGACCTCTGTTTAATATTTATGGTAGCCTAGTATATTTGAGGAATAATTATATATCTTTGCTCTTTGTCCTTTTTGATCAGGCAAATCCAGGAGGTGCAGTCGTACATGGGACGCCTGGAGAACACAGATCGTCAGTCTGTCCACTGTGAGTTCACTCATTCTAAAAAAATGTATCTTCTCTGCATTCAATGGATGTTGCAAGTGTCAACCTTTGTTCCACCATCCAtcctatctacactgaacaaaaatatcaatgcaacatgtaaattgttggttgcatgtttaatgagctgaaataaaagatcccagaaatgttagatatgcacaaaaagcttatttctctaaaatgttgtgcacaaatgtgtttacatccctgttagtgagcattctcctttgccaagataatcgatccaccttacaggtgtggcatatcaagaagctgattaaacagcatgatcattacacaggtgcaccttgtgctggggacaataaaaggccactctaaaatgtgcagttttgttacacaacacaatgccacagatgcgtgcaattggcatgctgactgcaggaatgtccaatagagctgttgccagagaatgtaatgttaatttctctaccataagccgcctccaacatcgtttacagaatttggcagtacgtccaactggcttcacaactgcagagcacatgtaaccatgccagcccaggacctacacatctgtcttattcacctgcaggatcgtctgagaccagccacccagacagctgatgaaactgtgggtttgcacaaccgaataatttctgcacaaattgtcagaaaccgtatcagggaagctaatctgcgtgctagtcgtcctcaccagggtcttgacctgactgcagttcagcgtcgcaaccgacttcagtgggcaaatgctcaccttcgatagccactggcatgctggagaagtgtgtttttcacggatgaatcccggtttcagctgtaccgggcagatggcagacagcgtgtgggcgagcggtttgctgatgtcaacattgtgaagaGATTGCccggtggtggggttatggtatgggcaggcataagctatggacaatgagcacaattgcattttatggatggcaatttgaatgcagagagatactgtgacaagatcctgaggcccattgtcgtgccattcatccgccgccatcacctcatgtttcagcatgataatgcacaaccccatgtcgcaaggatctgtacacaattcctggaagctgaaaacgtcccagttcttccatggcctgcatactcaccagacatgtcacccagtgagcatgtttgggatgctctggatcgacgtgtaccacagcgtgttccagttcccgccaatatccagcaacttcgcacagccattgaagagaagtgggacaacattccacagcccacaatcaacagcctgatcaactctatgcgaaggagatgtcacgctgcatgaagaaaatggtggtcacaccagatactgattggtTTTATGATCGAGGCCCCTACCttatttttaaggtatctgtgaccaacaggtgcatatctgtattcccagtcatgtgaaatttaTAGActggggcctaatgaatttatttcaattgactgatttccttatatgaactgtaactcagtaaaatctataaaaatgttgcatgttgtgtttatattcttgttcagtataataaGATACCACTGTCAGAATGGCTTTGCTCTCCTGAAGTATCAGCTGGAAATTCAGATAATTATAAATACATGATAAATTCTGAATTTACAACTAGACAGCATGTGCATCTGAAGGAGGAAACCGTTTCCTTCTCCCTTCTTTTCCCCTTTTCCAGTGTTGCGCAGCCCTTTTAGCCAGGCTGTACCCTGCCCTCCCTACTGATTGTTTTGGGAGGTGGGCAGGGCGGGTGGTGTTCTGTGAGCCAGGCTGGTGCCAGGGCAGGAAGCAGAGGGGTGGGGGCAGAGGGACGACTGGGAAGGCTTCTCTAAAGATAATGGTGGCAGCCAGTCGGCCGCCCAGTCTTGACAATGACATCATCTCGCATGTTAGAGGGTGGAAGGATGAAGGATGCAGCACGCGTCCGAGCGAGGAGTCACTCAGTcagggtgggagagggagaagggtgggGGTGGGTGACAAGATGGTGCTAGTCCTTTTAAAGGGCAGATAAAAGCTTCCCACAAGCCTAGTGCTGCTGTCACCTTGGAATCAAACGCTATCTAGAATCTCAGCAGTCTGAGAATGAAACGGGTGTAACGATGGATATCTGACTACAAATAAGAATCAGTTGCTGATTTGCCTTCATGAAGAGATTATGTACAAGGCCCTTTGTTTCAATGTGGATTAACTTCCTCTGCGAAGTTTGAGGAAATAACACATTTGCTTTCATCACTCTCTTGGATTCACCTGAAACTGTGGGGCTAAATTCCATGGTAGTATGGAATGGGGAAACTAACTACAGTATGACAAACCACTGACATAATCTGGCTTGTCTGATTTATTAGAATGAACATAactaacataaaataaaataaagattgGCCTATTTGGGGAGTGAAACAACTGTTCAGGGGTGTGTTTtaattgtttctgtgtgtgtgctctccaGTGTTGGAGAACGAGCTGCAGGCCAGAATCGACCAGATCTTCAGCCATTTGGAACGTCTGGATATCCTGGCCAGCAAAGAACCGCCAAACCGCCGTCAGAACGCCAAACTGTGAGTACTCATAAACTGCATCGGTGACCCAAATCCGCCAGAGATGGCGTGGCGATGAATGTTTCATAAAGATGGGTGGGACCGGGACGAGGTAGCAGCTAGATGAAACAGGCAGTGTGTTGCCCTGTGGCGACGTGGCTCTGTGAAAACATTCCCTTGGAAGCCCCGTCATCACCGGCATTCCTGACGTGTTGGGCAAGGCGTCACTTCAGAGCTGGGTAAACAGGCCTCAGGGGACACACTGCTGCGCCCCGTTCCACAGCTCTCCTCTGATCTCAGGACAGCTACAGTACACTGGGGCCGCAGGGCTGAGCCACGAACAGGTGATGctcaggaggagagggagagaggggtggcgGGAGACTGGCCCTCAGGGGTTTCAGCCAGGTGGAGAAGTGGAGAAGTATGTCAGATGGGGAAGAAGGGAGGCATGTTGACTTATCTTAGTGACGATAGAAAGCTTTTATTGAGAACTAGAAGACATCCATACAGAGCATACCAAGGGAGATGTCATGAGTTAGTGAAGGAGTGACTAAACCACAGCCCTGAAATGCTGGATGGAGCTGGAGGCAAATGCTGACATTTTTACCCTGTGAGATTTCCTCTGCCATTATTCAGCTGGTGTAAGAAGAAtgtggtctctgtctgtgtcccctCCGCAGGCGGGTAGACCAGCTGAAGTATGATGTTCAGCACCTCCAGACGGCCCTGAGGAACTTCCAGCACCGCCGCTACTCACGAGAGGCCCAGGACCGAGAGAGGGAGGAACTCATGAGTCGTACCTTCACCACCAACGTCAGTAGTAGTGGCCCACTCCAAAACCACATATAATCATCAGCAACACACTCATCTCCCATGTAGCACTACAGTAAAGTCTATACTCATGTAATGATAACCTTTTAAAAAATCACCTAAAACATGCATACAAACTTTGCTTGACACACCACAACTGGTGTAACATGAGCAATAAAACCTAAATACATTTATTGAGGGAACATTGTTGAGATGTTACCGGTATTGTCCCCAACAGGATGCAGACACCTCCATCCCCATAGACGAGACGTTGCAGTTAAACTCCAACCTGAACAACGCACACAGAGGTATGGACGACCTCCTGGGCAGCGGCAGCAGCATCCTCACCGGACTCAGGGACCAGAGGGGCACgctcaaggtgtgtgtgtgtgtttccccttacgaatcaaatttgatttgtcacatgcttcgtaaagaacaggtgtagactaacagtgaaatgcttacatacgggccctttccaacaatgcagagagaaaaattatagaaaaataataacacgaggaatagatacacaatgagtaaagataacttggctatatacacgtggaaccagtaccgagttgatgtgcaggggtacgatgtaattgaggtagatatgtatgtacaggtaggggtaaagtgactaggctacaggatagataataagcagtagcagcagcgtatgtgatgagtcaaaagagtgcaAAATGCAGATAGTCCTGGTAGCTATttgattaactatttagcagtcttatggcttgtgggtagaagctgttcagggtcccgttggttccagacttggtgcatcggtaacgctagccgtgcggtagcagagatgaCAGTCTAtcacttgggtggctggagtctttgactatttttagggccttcctctgacaccacctggtgtagtcttggatggcagggagctcggccccaggatgtactgggccatacgcactaccctctgtagtggatgccaagcagttgccataccaagcggtgatgctgCATGTCAAGATGCTGTTTTTGTTGTTGACACCTTGCCAAGGAACACTGACCATGACAGGGCAGGGCAGATCGCAGTCGATGGAATCAGTATTCCAAAACAAACCTTGGCTGACCCAGTTTCTGTCCTCTGTAATGATCACTATGTGtagtagaagtgtgtgtgtggtcgtcAGTAGCAGGCTGAGTACATATTTccagggaggagaagagatggtGTTCCTGGTGGAGGCTGCTATGGGCCTCCTGTTATCAGGGCGTCTGGTGATCAGATGGGCTGGCCGTGAGAAACAGCTGAGGAAGGACAGAACGGCTGGGTGTGGTTCCTCAGACAGCCTCTCCCTAATCAGTTGAATGGAGCTTTGTCATGACTAGGCTAAATGCAGGTTATGATACTACTGTGCATACAGTATTCCCACAAACAAACAGCAATGAAGCAGAATAGCCATTAATAACTAACTTCAGCTTTTTCTTCAGGAAACAACAGCACAATCAATGGAACTTCAGCAGCTAATGTTTGATGGcttttctcctctctgtcttccctaaATCCAGGGGACCCATAAGAAGATGCTGGATGTGGCCAACATGCTGGGTCTGTCCAACACAGTGATGAGGCTGATCGAGAAGAGGGCCACCCAGGATAAGTTAATCATGATTGGAGGGATGCTGCTCACCTGTGTGGTCATGTTCCTGGTGGTCAAGTACCTGGGCTGACCATGACCGCATCTGCAACCACAGTTTTGCATTGGTCTTGGACATTTTTGCACAATAAGCCCATAAGATACGTGAACGGTGATAAAATAAGCTTGTCTTCTAATCGGAGGGTTCCTTGAAAGTATTGGTTTCCGATCGGAAGGCAAGGAATTATCAGTCTTTTAATTTCCATGGGTTTTGCCACCCACTTCTATTTCAACCACTCCGAGTTGTTTGCACCAGTAAAATGGGTGTTAAGCAAgacttatacactgagtgtacaaagcattaaggacaccttcataatattgagttgcacccccctcttgctctcagaacagcctcaattcattggggcatggactctacaaggtgtcgaaagcgttccacagggatactggcccatgttgattccaatgcttctcacagttgtcaagttagctggatggcctttgggttgtggaccattctagatacacacgggaaacggttGAGTGTGAAAATCccatcagcgttgcagttcttgacacaaaccagtgcgcctggcacctactaccataccccgttcaaaggcactcgtcttgaccattcaccctctgaatgggacacatacacaatccatgtctcaaggcttaaaaataatttTTTAACCCATATCCTCGTTCAtttatactgattgaagtggatttaacaggtgacatcaataagggatcataactttcacctggtcagtctgttatggaaagagcaggtgtccttaatgttttgcacACTCAGTGTCTATACTTTAATTTAACTTTAAACTGAACAACGTGGAACCTTGCAACCATAATTCCAGCTCACTGACCTCTGCCACTCATCTCGTGGTCATCCTCCTGACAGCCTCTGTGTGAAGGTGAAGCTGTAGGTGGGTGAAGAGGACATTTCAAATGACTGGTTACCTTTTTTCAAACCAATTCTCCTTCAAGGTCCACTTGCTTGCCTTAGTCTCCCCTATAATGAGCAGTTCTCTATTGCCTTGCCTTGTGGATGGTATTCAGTGTGGTTTCATCTTGACCATCTATTTGAAGCATTATTTTACTGTTTGCTGCCAATGTACCCAAATGAGGATGATCCTTAAATGGACAGAAAAATAGTTATCTGGAAATGGATGAAAAGCTGATGTTGCACCTTACCTCATCACACATCCTAACGATGCTGCCTGGAGAATACTTATGTCAGTTGAACAAATACATGTATGTAGCCGAGGGATGAAGAGGGACCTGTGCACAAGCTACAGACAGATACAGTAAGAACAAAACAAACATGGAGAATATTTCATCACATTTTTTGTTTGTCAAGTTTTGTGAAACTATCTGAACAAAGTGTATTGTTGCCACACTTTCAAAATGTAAATTATCTGGACATTTGCTTGGCCCTAGTCTCACTATGTGAGTGCAACCAAGGTTCAAATTGTAATTCTctgaagataaaaaaaaaatacattaatttTTAAAACAATTTGTCTTAATCTGTCTCTGAAGTGTACATTACTGTCCATGTAATCTAGCAATTGAATTAGGTATGGGTCAAAACTAACAATGGATATAAAACATACCCCATAGTTTAAATAAATCTCTCGCAGAAAATGTCAGAGCCTGTCATACAATATGGAGTTTCAATTTACAACAGTAAAGCTATTGTTTGGAGGGCTTTTCCTTCCACtgttagaaatataattactggAAGCTTTCAAGAATGTAGTACTTGAGGAGCCCTAGTCTGGGGCCCTAGTCTGGGGCCCTAGTCAGGGGACCTATCCAGACTCCATGCCTCCTGAGTGGGCATAGGAACCCCTAccatcacattttagtcatttagcagacactctaatccagagcgacttacagtggtgagtgcatacagacttacagtagtgagtgcatacattttcatacttttataCAAACCATTTATCACACATTTACTTCAAATACAATACTGGGATAGCAATAAGCACACATGTAGTGTTCCAGCAGGTAGATATGGAACTATGGATAAAAAATGTTACGCTAAAATCAGACAGTCTCACTCCTGGACATGTCTTGATGTACAGCTAGCTGTAAATGAGGCTACATGAACTTTACTGAGCGCTGGTGCCATCTAGTGACAGCTCAGCATTCCATAACCTTCAGAGGACAGTCAAAGCAGATGTAAAGTCCTCTAGCCTTATTAGTCTAGTAGACTTGTCCT from Coregonus clupeaformis isolate EN_2021a unplaced genomic scaffold, ASM2061545v1 scaf6443, whole genome shotgun sequence carries:
- the LOC121569554 gene encoding Golgi SNAP receptor complex member 2-like — translated: MGRLENTDRQSVHLLENELQARIDQIFSHLERLDILASKEPPNRRQNAKLRVDQLKYDVQHLQTALRNFQHRRYSREAQDREREELMSRTFTTNDADTSIPIDETLQLNSNLNNAHRGMDDLLGSGSSILTGLRDQRGTLKGTHKKMLDVANMLGLSNTVMRLIEKRATQDKLIMIGGMLLTCVVMFLVVKYLG